In Chlamydiota bacterium, the genomic stretch CCTCGGCTGCGTAGTAGCATGTCGGAAAATCACACCGCGCCGCGCGCGCGGTTCAGCGGAGGAACAGGCGATGTCAGAGGCACTGGGGATGATCGAGACGCGGGGGTTCGCGGCGATGGTCGAGGCGGCCGACGCGATGGTGAAGGCGGCGAAGGTCGAGCTGGTGAGCTACGAGAAGATCGGCGGCGGCTACG encodes the following:
- a CDS encoding BMC domain-containing protein, with product MSEALGMIETRGFAAMVEAADAMVKAAKVELVSYEKIGGGY